CGATTCCACCACCTCGGGAAACAGATCGGCGTCCAGCTTAAGAGCGTTCAGCACGTCTTTATCCCAAGTTTTGGTCGTCAGATTCAGCGCCCCAATGCCCGAAGCGTCGGACGGCTCGGTGCGGGCCTGTCCGGTCAGCAGGAAGCCGAGGTAATCTTTGGGCAGCAGCACGCGGCGCACGCGGGCAAAGTTTTGCGGTTCGGCGGAGCGCAGCCACAGCAGTTTGGGAAGCTGAAAGCCGCTCACGGCCCTGTTGCCGGTACGGGCGATCAGCTCGGCGCGGGGAATGGCAGCTTCGATTTCAGCCACCGCCGCCCCGGTGCGCTGGTCATTCCACAGCGGCGCGGGGCGAATCACGTCGCCCTCAGCGTCCAAAAAGACCGCGCCGTGCATCTGTCCGCTGAGGCCCAAGGCCAAGGGCGTGTGACCCGCCCCCTTAAGCTGAGCGCTCACGTCGCCCAGCGCTTCCAAAGTCGCCGCCGCCCAGTCTCCAGGGCGCTGCTCCGTCCAGCCGGCTTGGGGGGTGAGCAGCGGATAAGGCCTGAGGGCCTGCGCCATTACCTCGCCCGCCGCACTCAGCGCCACCACCTTCACGCCGCTGGTGCCGAGGTCTAGGCCCAGCACCACGTCCAAACCAGTAGGCATCAACGCATTCCCAAAATCAGATCAATGGTGAGCTGATCGAGGTGCTCCAGGCCGGGGCCGCGTGCGCCCAGCGCTGAGCGGTCAAAGGTGCGATTCTTGAGGGCTTGTGCGTTCTCAGGGCTGAACGTTTTGCTGAGCGCCTCCAGTTCGGTGTCCTCCACCCGGTAGGCGCTCAGCGCCGCTTGAATCTCACTGTCGTCGTTAAATTGGCGTGCTTTTTCCTTCAGCATCAGGTCGGTTCGCATACAGCCCCTAGCAAACGCCCACACGCCTGCTTCATCCTCGGTTCTCAGGACGTAGTCAGTGCGCCCGGGAAGCACCTTTGAGACTGTCGCGGCGCTGACCCCAGCGGCGGCGGCCACTTCCTTGATCCTGATCTTCATGGCCGCAGTGTTTCACACCCGGAGCGCGGCGGGTGCCGGTTCCGACTGGCGGCGGCCCTGACTTGAGCCGTTTCAGGCTTGACGGGCGTCCAGTCGGCACTTACCCTTAAGCATCGGTTAAGTCAGCTCCAGTGAGGGCGTGAACCGCCTGAGACCTACTCCAAGGCTCTGCCGCCGCTTTGCTTTGTCTTCGATGCGAGGTTGCCCATGCTTACTGACCCTCTTCAGCCCAGTGCCGCACTGCCCGAACGCTCGCCCAGTGGCAGCGCTTGGCAAGAACTCCTGCCGCCCATGAGCGCCCACGAAGCATTGGTGGAAGCCAACCGCTGCCTGTACTGCTTTGACGCGCCGTGTTTGCAGGCTTGCCCCACCCACATTGACATTCCCACGTTCATTCGCAAAATCAGCACCGAGAATTTGCGCGGAAGCGCCCGCGTGATTTTGGAAGCCAACTTTCTGGGCGGCACCTGCGCCCGCGTTTGTCCGGTGCAAGAACTCTGCGAGGGGGCCTGTGTGCTGGGCGCAGACCACACTCCCATTCAAATTGGACGTCTCCAGCGTTACGCCGTCGATCACGTGCAGGAACGCGGCGTGCAGCTCTTTAGGGCCGGAGCACCGACTGGCAAAAGCGTGGCGGTGGTGGGCAGCGGCCCCGCCGGAATCAGCGCCGCCGCTGAACTCGCCAAAGCGGGACACGCTGTGACGTTGCTGGAAAAACGTGAGTTGGCCGGCGGGCTAAGCAGCTACGGCATCATCAGCTTGCGCGAACCGCTGGAAGTCGCCCAGCGCGAAGTGGAGGCGCTCAAAGCGCTGGGCGTGGAGGTGCAGACCGGGCGCGAACTCGTTGGCGCAGTGGATCTGGACATTTTGCTGGCCGAGCACGACGCCGTGTTTTTGGCGCTGGGCCTCGGCGCGGTTCCGGCGATGGGCATTCCCGGCGAGGAGCAACTCGTTGACGGACTGGCTTTCATCGAGCAGGCCAAGCTCGACCCACTGGGCTTGCAGGTCGCCCAGAGCGTGGTGGTGATCGGCGCAGGCAACACCGCCATCGACGCCGCCACCATGGCCCGCCGCGCCGGAGCCGAGGTGCAGATAGTTTACCGCCGTACCGAGCGTGAGATGACCGCCTACCGCCACGAGTACGAGTTCGCGCTGCATGAAGGCATCGGCTTTACCTTCCTGACTCAGCCCATTGAAGTGCTGAGCACAGGCGGCAAGGTGACGGGTCTGAGATGTCTGAAAATGGCGCTGGCCGAGCCGGATGCTTCAGGCCGTCCGCGCCCTCAACCTGTACCCGGCAGCGAATTTGTCATCGAGTGCGGTACGGTGATCAAAGCCATCGGACAGGAAAAACCGGCTCTGGCCGCAGCGCTGGGCCTGGAACTGGCGGGCGGTTACATCAAGGTGGACGACGGCCTTGAAACCAGCTGGCCCGGCGTGTATGCGGGCGGCGACTGTATCCGTGTGCGTGGCAGCGCCAGTACGGTCATGGCCGTTCAGGACGGCAAGGTGGCGGCAGCGGCCATCAGTGAGCGGCTTTTCACCAAACAGCTCAGTGTCGAGCCAGCCGTAGAAAAGCTCTGAATTACGTAATTCAGAAGAGGTCTCACGGTGTGCTGTGTGGCTCAGCCCGCCGTTCAAACAGCACTGCGTACTGTTGACGGCTGCTTCTCGGCTCGTAGCTGTCCAGCCAGCCCTCAGCGCCTTCTATCCAGGCGTGGCCCGTCACCGCGCCCGCCTCGCGGCGTACTCCGCTGACAAACACCGCCGGATATCCGCGCCGCACCAGTGTGCGGTAAATTGCCAGCGCACGCGGCAAGCAGTCGCCTGCTGAGGAAGCGTAGAGGAGGCGGGTCAGGCGGCGCACGCCCGCGATGAGGCGCAGCTCTTCCTTGGCGCTCAGCGGAGGCTGACCTTGTGCCAGCGGCCAGCCTTCCAGCAGACGCCTTGGATCGGTGTGGCGCTGACGGTACACCGCCCAGACATCTGGCAGAGTGCCGAACAGCATTCTGGGCCAGTCGCGTACACGCCGTAGTTGGCGCGGCCCCCACAGCTTGCGGCCATCTCGCTCGGCGGCCCAGCGGAGTTGGCGGGCGGCGGCGGCGTCATCGAGGCGGAAAATGCCTTTCCACGGATCGCACACGGCTAGATAAGCCCGCCAAGTTCGAGTCAGGCCCAATTCATCGGCGCGGCGCTCAAGCTGCTGGGGCGTTAGGGCGAATCTGTCTTTCAGCGCCCGCAAATCGGGGTAGTCGGCGGGTTTGCAAAATCCTGCGTCACCTGTCCAAGCGCGGGAAACCGCTAAATGCAGCGCCATGTCGGGCGGCGCAGGGACGCGCACCTTGACGCCTTGCCATTCGGTTTCTCGGCTGGCTTCCCAAAGCTGTTGGGTCAGACGCTGCAACCTCCGACGTGATCCATTCGTCCATTCGGCGGCGTAGCGGTGAACATCCAGCCGCACCTGCCGGTCAGGGCTGTACAAGTGGGCCAGTTCGTGCGTCCAGTCTTGTGGTCGCTCCGAGTGGCCGTCATCGTGCCAGCCCAGCGCCACGGCGGCCGCCTTGGCACGCGGCAAGTCAGCTTCGTGAATCAAAATATCCACGTCGCCAAAAGGCCGCAAACCCGCATGTGGATACACCAGCTCGCTGAGGGCAAAGCCTTTCAGCAGCACGCTGGGCATGCCCGCTGCCTGCCAGGCCGAGAGCATGGCCTGCATCTGGCGGCGAATCCTCATGCTGCGGGCCAGCAAAGCCAAGCGGCTGGGTTGCAAAGCGGCCTGTGCCGGATGCTCAGCGCTCAGGCGAGAGGCGACTTCTCCGGTGAGGCCGGCTTGCTCTAGGAAAGGCACGTCGGCGGGCCGCACATCCGGCGGAGTTTGAACGAGCAAATCGGCCAAGCGGACGGCGACTTCGGGCCAGGATTGAGTGGGCTGAGATTGACTGGGAAGGGGTTGAGTGGAAAAAGGCATCGGCTCCTCCATGTGCAGCATAACCAAAAAACCCGCTCCCAAAACTGGGAACGGACTTGAGGAAATGAAATTTAAGGGCAGGTGGTGGCGGGAGAAGCGCTGTTGCGGGGTGCAGGCGCGTCGGCGGTGAAGTCGGCGCTGTTGTTGTCGGTGTCGGTGCAGCCAGCCGCTTTGCGCTGAACCGATTTGGTGTTTGCTGGTGCAGGTGCGGCGCTGCCTTCAGACTGCACGCCCACGCCAGCACCGAAGCCTACACGGTCAACCAAACTGCTGTTCAAGGTCAAGTCTATGCGCCCCGTTGAAGCAGAAATATTCGCGCCGAAGGTGGTTTCGTCCGGCGTCGGCAGGGGCGCGGACGTCGCTGCACCTGCCGCGCCCTGAATCAGGAAGTATTTGCCCGCGCCGAGGCTGCCGTTAAGGGTAACAGAGCCGCCAGAACCAGCCGAAGCCGAGCCGGAGAAGTACTCGACTTTGTAGCCAGTTAAGGTGATGCTGGCATTGGTCGGGTTAAACAGCTCCACAAAGTCGTTGGTGTACTGAGCGCCTGTGTTGCCGCCGCCGCCATACACCTGACTGATCACCAGATGGTTCACGGCGCTGCCGCCGCCGGTGCTGGGAGCCGCCACGGTAAGGCTCTTACTGGCCGTTACCGTTTGGGCGTCGCTGCTGCGCGAAACCGTCACGCTGATGGTGGGCGTGCTGGCAGTGGTGTAGGTGTGGGTCAGGCTCAAGGCATTGTTGGTGATTGCCACGTCGCTGTCCGTCTGGCCGTCGCCCCAAGTCACGTTGGCGCTCTGGGCACCGCTGCTGGTCAGGTCAAGGGTGTAAGCGGTGTTGGTGGTGGCCGTCGCTGCGCCGGACAAGCTGACGGTGGGAGCAGGGTTGGTGGTGGCCGGCAAATTGAAGCCGACTTTCAGCGGATCGTGGTCGCTGCTGCGGTAAGCCGAGTCGTTATAAAGGTTGGTGATTTGATCGGCGCTCTTGAAATCCAAGTTGTAATCCAAGATGTCTGGTTCGTCGGTGTTGTCGTGCCACTTGGCCGAGTCGCCGCTGAGCAGCGCTTTCATGCTCTGGGTCACGAAGGCGTGATCCAAGCTGCCGAATTGCCCGTCGAACTGGTACGAGTACACGCTGCTGTCAAACACGTTGAACAGGTCGTCGCCTGTGTTGGCCAAACCGTCGAGCCCTTTACGCAAGTTGACCAAGCTGGTTTCTTGGTCGTAGGCGTTGAAGTCGCCTACCGCGATCACGTTTTGCACGCCTCTGCCAATCACGATCTGGTTCTGGATCAAGTCGAGTAGGCGGGGCACTTGCTGCTCGCGCCGCGCCGCGCTGCCGCCCTGACCGTCGTTTTGGTCGGCGTTGGCTCCGCTGCCGCTGCCTTTGCTCTTCATGTGGTTGACCACCACGGCAAACTGTGTGCCGTTGGCGGCCTGAAACACCTGTGCCAGCGGGTAACGGTCATTGACCGGGTCGGTGTCGTTGAGCGCCGCGCCCACCAAGCTGACTTTGCTGGGTTTGTAGATCAGCGCGACCTGAATAAAGTCGGTGCCGGGGTTGGGATTGCTGACGGCGGCGTATGTACCCGCGCCCATTTTGGCGTTCAGCGCACTGACCAAATCGCGCAGCGCGTCGCCGCCTTTGCCTTCGGCAGCGTTGTTTTCGACTTCCATCAGCCCGGTGACGTCGGCATTCAGGCCCGCGAGGTTGCTCACGACTTTATCCAACTGCCGCAGGTACTCGGTGCAGTTGTTGGCTCCGCGCCCTGCCGCGTCGGTTCCGCCGTCGGTGCAGCCGCTGTTGCTGTCGTCGATGGTGTTGTCGCCCCGGTTGTTGCCCAGCGTCGTCCAGAAGTTGAGGACGTTGGCACTGGCGACCGTGAGATTGCCGCTGACGGTCGGTGCGGGCGGACGGACTGGGCCGGTGAAGGTGGCGTCGGCCAAGGTGGTTTCAATCCGGTAGGTGTCGGGCTGGCCGCTGTAATCGAAGCCGTAATGCACCACGCCCACCACGTCGGCGTTGTCGCCAGTTCGCAGGGTGTTGGCGGCGCTCAGCGGTTTGTTGTCCCGGCCATACAGAGCGGCGACATTCTGGGCCGTGCTGGCGTCGTCGATAGAGATGGTGCGCTTGGCGATGTCGGCTTTGTGCGCGGCGTATCCGGCAACGCTGGGCGCACTCAGTTGGGTGAACTGGGTCAGGCGGGTATCGGCCACCTTGACGGTGTTGCCGCGTCCCAGCTTGTAATTCTCAGTGACGACGCCTTGCACGCGCACCCGCATGCCTTCAAGGGGTTCCCAATCGGAAACAGGCAAAGTCACGGTGATCGGCGCAGGCAAGGCGATACCGCTGGCGACCACCGTCACGCCGCCCGTCGCGGGGTTGATCTGGGTGACGGTGTTGAACTCGCTGACGGGGCCAGTCACCCGCACGAGGTCGCCCACCTTCACCGCGCAGGCGGGGCAGTAGACAAAGACGCCTTCGCTGGTGGCTGCGTCAGTGTCGGCGTCCGCGTCCGGCGACTGGATAAAGAAGCCCTTGAGCTGCCCGGCGTCTTGGAAGTTGGCTGTCACCACGCCCTGAGTCGTCAGCGTCTGTCCAGCTTTGGGCGAGGCCGGGCCGCCGCCCTGAATCTCGTGAACCGGGGTGTAATTCAGCGGCGCTTGGTCATCGGCAGTCGTGACCACCACGCTGAAGCTGAACGGATCGGTTTTCGGCGAATTGGTCGGGAAATCCACCGCGAAAGTGATGTTGGTGCTCGCGCCCGGAGCCAGCGAGGTCACAGAGCGCCAGCCGCTGCCGGCGACACCATTTACCACGAGGCCGCTGGGCGCAGCCGGATGCAGGCCAGCTGTACCGGCGATGGCTGCGTAAGGCGTCGCTTCGAGATCGGTGCTGACAGTGCCGCTGGCCGCGCTGAAGACCTTGCCGGTCACGGGTGTCAGGCTACTCACCAAAGCGTCAGGCACCGCCGTGCCGCCAAAATCCGTCACGCTATTGAAATACGTGCTGCCCACCGTCGGGGCGCTGGCGGGAGCCGCAGCGCTGCCGTCGGGGTCGGTGTTGATCGGCACAAAACTCAGGTGCTGAATGGTCTGGGCGGTGTTGTTGGTGAGTTTGTAGACCGCCCGTACATGCCGGGTGCCGCCAACGGCGAAGGTGTCAAGGCCAATCAACGTCGCGGGCAGACTGTCGGGGGCGTCCACCAAGGCCTGAGCCTTAATGCCCGCGCTCAAGCGCTGCAAGCTGACGCTGGGTTTGGAGCCGCCCACGCCCTGAAAATGAATTTCGTAGACGCGGCCCAGTGCTGAGGCCACCGGCTTTGGGGCGGGTACGGTCACGGCGGGCCCAGTTACAGCAGGCACAGTCACGGCGGCTTGTCCAGCAGGCTGTTGAACACTGCCGCAGCCGCTGAGCAGGGCCGCGCTGAGCAAACCGAGGGCAAGGCCCGAGCGGGTCAGCCATGTGGTGGTGGGTTGGGCAGGGGCAGATTTAAGCATTAAAACTCCCAGTCATTGTTGCGAGTGTTGGTGAAGTTGAGGCTACCGACGCCGATTGGAAAGCTGCGGGCGAGGGTCAGCGCTTGCCATTGGCCCGCTTTCTCTAGCTGCGGCGGGCTGTAAGGAAGTTTCTTGGTGTTGACGGTATTGGGATTTTCGGCTTCTGGCGGGGTTGGGGTAAGCAGATTCATAGCATCTCCTTGGAGAGAATAGACTTCATCTTCCCTTTATCTACTCGGCAGCACTGC
The DNA window shown above is from Deinococcus detaillensis and carries:
- a CDS encoding ExeM/NucH family extracellular endonuclease, translating into MLKSAPAQPTTTWLTRSGLALGLLSAALLSGCGSVQQPAGQAAVTVPAVTGPAVTVPAPKPVASALGRVYEIHFQGVGGSKPSVSLQRLSAGIKAQALVDAPDSLPATLIGLDTFAVGGTRHVRAVYKLTNNTAQTIQHLSFVPINTDPDGSAAAPASAPTVGSTYFNSVTDFGGTAVPDALVSSLTPVTGKVFSAASGTVSTDLEATPYAAIAGTAGLHPAAPSGLVVNGVAGSGWRSVTSLAPGASTNITFAVDFPTNSPKTDPFSFSVVVTTADDQAPLNYTPVHEIQGGGPASPKAGQTLTTQGVVTANFQDAGQLKGFFIQSPDADADTDAATSEGVFVYCPACAVKVGDLVRVTGPVSEFNTVTQINPATGGVTVVASGIALPAPITVTLPVSDWEPLEGMRVRVQGVVTENYKLGRGNTVKVADTRLTQFTQLSAPSVAGYAAHKADIAKRTISIDDASTAQNVAALYGRDNKPLSAANTLRTGDNADVVGVVHYGFDYSGQPDTYRIETTLADATFTGPVRPPAPTVSGNLTVASANVLNFWTTLGNNRGDNTIDDSNSGCTDGGTDAAGRGANNCTEYLRQLDKVVSNLAGLNADVTGLMEVENNAAEGKGGDALRDLVSALNAKMGAGTYAAVSNPNPGTDFIQVALIYKPSKVSLVGAALNDTDPVNDRYPLAQVFQAANGTQFAVVVNHMKSKGSGSGANADQNDGQGGSAARREQQVPRLLDLIQNQIVIGRGVQNVIAVGDFNAYDQETSLVNLRKGLDGLANTGDDLFNVFDSSVYSYQFDGQFGSLDHAFVTQSMKALLSGDSAKWHDNTDEPDILDYNLDFKSADQITNLYNDSAYRSSDHDPLKVGFNLPATTNPAPTVSLSGAATATTNTAYTLDLTSSGAQSANVTWGDGQTDSDVAITNNALSLTHTYTTASTPTISVTVSRSSDAQTVTASKSLTVAAPSTGGGSAVNHLVISQVYGGGGNTGAQYTNDFVELFNPTNASITLTGYKVEYFSGSASAGSGGSVTLNGSLGAGKYFLIQGAAGAATSAPLPTPDETTFGANISASTGRIDLTLNSSLVDRVGFGAGVGVQSEGSAAPAPANTKSVQRKAAGCTDTDNNSADFTADAPAPRNSASPATTCP
- a CDS encoding NAD(P)-dependent oxidoreductase; protein product: MLTDPLQPSAALPERSPSGSAWQELLPPMSAHEALVEANRCLYCFDAPCLQACPTHIDIPTFIRKISTENLRGSARVILEANFLGGTCARVCPVQELCEGACVLGADHTPIQIGRLQRYAVDHVQERGVQLFRAGAPTGKSVAVVGSGPAGISAAAELAKAGHAVTLLEKRELAGGLSSYGIISLREPLEVAQREVEALKALGVEVQTGRELVGAVDLDILLAEHDAVFLALGLGAVPAMGIPGEEQLVDGLAFIEQAKLDPLGLQVAQSVVVIGAGNTAIDAATMARRAGAEVQIVYRRTEREMTAYRHEYEFALHEGIGFTFLTQPIEVLSTGGKVTGLRCLKMALAEPDASGRPRPQPVPGSEFVIECGTVIKAIGQEKPALAAALGLELAGGYIKVDDGLETSWPGVYAGGDCIRVRGSASTVMAVQDGKVAAAAISERLFTKQLSVEPAVEKL
- a CDS encoding lasso peptide biosynthesis B2 protein, which codes for MPFSTQPLPSQSQPTQSWPEVAVRLADLLVQTPPDVRPADVPFLEQAGLTGEVASRLSAEHPAQAALQPSRLALLARSMRIRRQMQAMLSAWQAAGMPSVLLKGFALSELVYPHAGLRPFGDVDILIHEADLPRAKAAAVALGWHDDGHSERPQDWTHELAHLYSPDRQVRLDVHRYAAEWTNGSRRRLQRLTQQLWEASRETEWQGVKVRVPAPPDMALHLAVSRAWTGDAGFCKPADYPDLRALKDRFALTPQQLERRADELGLTRTWRAYLAVCDPWKGIFRLDDAAAARQLRWAAERDGRKLWGPRQLRRVRDWPRMLFGTLPDVWAVYRQRHTDPRRLLEGWPLAQGQPPLSAKEELRLIAGVRRLTRLLYASSAGDCLPRALAIYRTLVRRGYPAVFVSGVRREAGAVTGHAWIEGAEGWLDSYEPRSSRQQYAVLFERRAEPHSTP
- a CDS encoding LacI family DNA-binding transcriptional regulator, which gives rise to MKIRIKEVAAAAGVSAATVSKVLPGRTDYVLRTEDEAGVWAFARGCMRTDLMLKEKARQFNDDSEIQAALSAYRVEDTELEALSKTFSPENAQALKNRTFDRSALGARGPGLEHLDQLTIDLILGMR